In Sphingobacterium sp. PCS056, the following proteins share a genomic window:
- the rsmA gene encoding 16S rRNA (adenine(1518)-N(6)/adenine(1519)-N(6))-dimethyltransferase RsmA yields MSTVRAKKHLGQHFLNDKNAAQKIVDALNPTLGFTQVLEVGPGMGVLSDFLLQNTAYETWMIDVDDESIEFLADKYPQLEHRLIHGDFLTLDFAKHFDEKIAIIGNFPYNISSQILFKILDERNRVVQMTGMFQKEVAERCTAKAGSKEYGILSVFLQAYYHVEYLFTVKAGAFNPPPKVLSGVIRMTRNERQELDCDEKLFWRVVKSAFNQRRKTLRNSLSAVVTKDKMSDNPLYELRAERLTVNDFIVLTNEIASEL; encoded by the coding sequence ATGAGTACAGTAAGAGCCAAGAAACATTTAGGGCAACACTTTTTGAATGATAAAAATGCAGCACAAAAAATAGTTGATGCTTTAAATCCTACGTTAGGATTTACACAAGTACTAGAGGTTGGTCCTGGAATGGGTGTTCTTTCCGATTTCCTACTGCAAAATACGGCATATGAAACATGGATGATTGATGTGGATGATGAGTCTATCGAATTTTTAGCAGACAAATACCCTCAATTAGAACACCGATTGATTCATGGTGATTTTCTGACGCTGGATTTTGCAAAGCATTTTGATGAAAAAATAGCTATTATCGGTAATTTCCCCTATAATATATCCTCTCAGATCTTATTTAAAATATTGGACGAACGCAATCGTGTGGTCCAAATGACGGGTATGTTTCAAAAAGAGGTTGCTGAAAGGTGTACGGCAAAAGCTGGTAGCAAGGAATATGGGATTTTAAGTGTTTTCTTACAAGCATACTATCATGTTGAATATCTTTTTACAGTTAAAGCAGGTGCATTTAATCCCCCACCAAAAGTGCTCTCTGGGGTGATTAGAATGACTAGAAATGAGCGTCAGGAATTAGATTGTGATGAAAAGTTATTCTGGAGAGTGGTAAAATCAGCTTTTAATCAAAGAAGAAAAACATTACGAAATTCATTGTCGGCGGTAGTTACAAAAGATAAAATGTCTGACAATCCATTGTACGAGCTACGTGCAGAAAGACTAACTGTCAATGACTTTATAGTCCTGACTAATGAAATTGCCAGCGAACTGTAA
- a CDS encoding NAD(P)-dependent oxidoreductase — translation MKTKVLIVDDAHTVLLQKLEQAGIAYDYKPDFSRTDAENAIVAYTGLVIRSKFQVDKQFIDLASNLQFIARCGAGMDNIDEAYAVSKGIKLISANEGNRDAVGEHMIGMLLSLMNHLNNGNQEIKNGLWRREPNRGYELKGRTVALIGYGHNGQAMAKKLSGFDVNVIAYDKYKTGFTDQFAKEVAMEEVVKQADVLSFHIPLTPETKGLINQEYLFHFKKPFFLLLGARGGIVEVPAVLKAMDEGKIIGAAFDVLPVEKFPTLAEQSWFSDLASRDNVLLSPHVAGWTFESYYKLSDVVAEKIIALFNK, via the coding sequence ATGAAAACAAAAGTATTAATCGTAGATGATGCGCATACCGTACTTCTTCAAAAATTGGAGCAAGCTGGTATTGCTTATGATTACAAACCAGACTTTTCCAGAACTGATGCTGAAAATGCAATCGTAGCTTATACCGGATTAGTCATCAGATCGAAATTTCAAGTTGACAAACAGTTTATAGATTTAGCAAGTAATCTGCAATTTATCGCACGCTGTGGAGCGGGTATGGACAACATCGATGAAGCTTATGCTGTATCGAAAGGAATTAAACTCATCAGTGCAAATGAGGGAAATCGAGACGCTGTTGGAGAGCATATGATCGGCATGTTACTTTCTTTAATGAATCATCTCAACAACGGAAATCAAGAAATTAAAAATGGTCTATGGCGTCGAGAACCCAATCGAGGCTATGAATTAAAAGGAAGAACTGTTGCACTCATTGGCTATGGTCATAATGGACAAGCGATGGCAAAAAAGCTTTCAGGATTTGATGTTAACGTGATTGCCTATGATAAATATAAGACGGGATTTACAGATCAATTTGCCAAAGAAGTTGCTATGGAAGAAGTGGTCAAACAGGCGGATGTACTCAGTTTTCACATCCCGCTAACTCCAGAAACTAAAGGGTTGATAAATCAAGAATATCTGTTTCATTTTAAGAAACCATTTTTTTTATTGCTGGGAGCTCGCGGGGGCATTGTTGAAGTTCCAGCTGTTTTAAAAGCGATGGATGAAGGTAAAATCATAGGAGCAGCTTTTGATGTGCTACCTGTTGAAAAATTTCCTACCCTTGCAGAGCAATCCTGGTTTTCTGATTTAGCCAGTAGAGACAATGTATTATTAAGTCCACATGTAGCAGGCTGGACATTTGAGAGTTATTATAAACTATCTGATGTTGTTGCTGAAAAGATTATTGCACTTTTTAATAAATAA
- a CDS encoding RagB/SusD family nutrient uptake outer membrane protein produces the protein MKTYKIFIYIIAPSLFLSVSCNKFLEHQPDDRTELTSPVKVAELLANAYPHGNYIAFAEAMSDNAGDKGIKERLLPNSSPWNYIDQIDAESEDTPSFYWNACYKAIAAANYALEAIEKAGNTAEYSSSKGEALVARAYAHFMLVTFFAKPYDPATASSSPGIPYVILPQRTVEGDYNRGTVASVYEQIEKDLVEGIPLIQNNKYRIPKYHFTTQAAHAFATRFYLFKQDYQKVVDHANLVFPGSTVVNNLRDWNTTYTGLGYYELQALYTNSTEPANLLLQEAASYWGRSFASYNYGLSSDVRATVFNASNNPSRKALAMSTKVFGGTETVYNIPKFKEHFVKQTINATSGDGYNMVPLLTSEEVLFNRAEANALLGNSTQAIADLDLYLSKRIVGYSSAVDKFTEAKAMAFFPTLSIKEALVGTVLNFKRMEYMHEGLRWLDILRNKIVVEHVNINGKDKIVLGADDPRRQIQIPQDAIAAGLEANPR, from the coding sequence ATGAAAACATATAAAATATTTATATATATAATAGCGCCAAGTTTATTTCTGTCTGTCAGTTGTAATAAATTTTTAGAACACCAACCAGATGATCGAACAGAGTTAACAAGCCCAGTCAAGGTAGCGGAACTGTTAGCAAATGCATATCCTCATGGAAATTATATTGCTTTTGCAGAAGCAATGAGTGATAATGCAGGAGATAAGGGAATAAAAGAGCGTCTTTTGCCGAATTCATCACCATGGAATTATATTGATCAGATCGATGCGGAATCTGAAGACACCCCCTCATTTTATTGGAATGCATGCTACAAAGCTATTGCCGCTGCAAATTATGCTTTGGAAGCTATAGAGAAAGCTGGTAATACTGCTGAATATTCTTCGAGCAAAGGCGAGGCTTTAGTTGCGCGTGCGTATGCACACTTTATGTTGGTAACCTTCTTTGCGAAACCATATGATCCGGCGACAGCTTCATCATCTCCAGGAATTCCTTATGTAATATTACCGCAAAGAACCGTAGAAGGTGACTATAACAGAGGTACTGTGGCTTCTGTTTATGAGCAGATTGAAAAGGATTTAGTTGAGGGAATACCATTGATTCAAAATAACAAATATAGAATCCCGAAATATCATTTTACTACACAAGCGGCTCATGCGTTTGCTACACGTTTTTACTTATTTAAGCAAGATTATCAAAAAGTTGTCGATCACGCAAATTTGGTTTTTCCAGGGTCTACTGTTGTTAATAATTTGAGAGATTGGAATACAACATATACCGGACTGGGGTATTATGAGCTACAAGCATTATATACGAATTCGACTGAACCAGCGAATTTATTATTGCAAGAAGCAGCATCATATTGGGGCAGGAGCTTCGCTAGCTATAATTATGGGTTAAGTTCAGATGTTAGAGCAACTGTCTTTAATGCTTCGAATAATCCTTCACGAAAAGCTTTGGCCATGAGTACTAAGGTTTTTGGAGGAACGGAAACGGTTTATAATATTCCGAAATTTAAAGAGCATTTTGTAAAACAAACAATCAATGCTACCTCAGGTGATGGTTATAATATGGTCCCTTTGTTAACAAGTGAAGAGGTCTTATTTAATAGAGCGGAGGCTAATGCACTGCTAGGAAATAGTACACAGGCAATAGCAGATCTAGATTTGTATTTGTCGAAAAGAATTGTGGGCTATTCTTCAGCAGTAGATAAATTTACAGAAGCTAAAGCTATGGCATTTTTTCCAACATTATCTATTAAAGAAGCTTTAGTAGGTACAGTTTTAAATTTTAAACGAATGGAATATATGCACGAAGGATTAAGATGGCTGGATATTCTTAGAAATAAAATCGTTGTTGAGCATGTAAATATAAATGGAAAAGATAAGATTGTTTTAGGAGCCGATGATCCGCGTAGACAAATCCAGATTCCTCAAGATGCAATTGCTGCAGGGCTAGAAGCAAATCCTCGTTAA
- a CDS encoding transposase — protein MSRERKTYPKEFKLMLVELSNKRTDLAELANELDVKPSLLYRWRKEFSEKQTSSFPDNGKVILSAAEQELAQLKKELRETQMERDILKKAISIFSRGDNKYSGS, from the coding sequence ATGTCACGAGAAAGAAAAACGTATCCAAAAGAGTTCAAGCTTATGCTTGTTGAACTGAGTAATAAACGTACAGATCTGGCTGAGTTAGCCAATGAATTAGATGTTAAGCCCTCATTATTGTACCGGTGGCGGAAAGAGTTTTCTGAAAAGCAGACCTCCAGCTTCCCGGATAACGGAAAAGTAATTTTGAGCGCAGCGGAACAAGAACTGGCTCAATTGAAAAAAGAGCTTCGGGAAACGCAAATGGAGCGCGATATTTTAAAAAAGGCTATCAGCATTTTCTCAAGGGGCGACAACAAATATTCGGGTTCATAA
- a CDS encoding FAD-dependent monooxygenase, with amino-acid sequence MKRFTIIGGGVAGLTAAIGLNKIGIQVSIFESAKILAGIGAGFGLAANAIQALDYLDLKAGVIPLGHYLENYNILDEQGKILASPETKKISVQYEQDNFAIHRADLHQFLLEQINITDLHLGKRAFKVEEGPAGIAILFEDGTVHKTDYLIVADGVKSQLRQQLIPHSAPRYAGYTCWRATINNAHINLKTGFETWGSKGRFGMTPLVGNKIYWYACINAEANSARYRNYTIQDLKLNFAHYHDPIPKVLAETKDEQLIWNDIIDIKPLKHLALGNILFIGDAGHATTPNMGQGACQAIEDVAVLVDELKKTEDVTLAFKHFEQRRLKRTRYITETSWTIGKIAQWQNPISIMARNTLMTILPEKIKQHQLKTLLSVDFMK; translated from the coding sequence GTGAAAAGATTTACGATAATTGGTGGTGGAGTTGCTGGATTAACCGCAGCAATTGGTTTAAATAAGATTGGGATCCAGGTATCAATCTTTGAAAGTGCAAAAATATTAGCAGGTATCGGTGCTGGTTTTGGATTAGCTGCCAATGCCATACAGGCACTGGACTATCTAGATCTCAAAGCTGGTGTCATCCCACTGGGTCATTATTTGGAAAACTACAATATCTTAGATGAACAAGGGAAAATTCTGGCATCTCCTGAGACCAAGAAGATCAGCGTGCAGTATGAACAGGATAACTTTGCTATACACCGCGCCGATTTACATCAATTTCTACTTGAGCAAATAAATATTACGGACTTACATTTAGGAAAAAGAGCATTCAAAGTTGAAGAGGGCCCAGCCGGTATTGCCATTTTATTTGAAGATGGAACTGTACACAAAACTGATTATTTGATTGTTGCCGACGGTGTAAAATCTCAACTCAGGCAGCAATTAATCCCTCATTCAGCTCCTCGATATGCAGGCTATACCTGTTGGCGTGCCACCATTAACAATGCCCATATAAACCTCAAAACTGGTTTCGAGACTTGGGGTAGTAAAGGACGTTTTGGAATGACTCCACTTGTTGGAAACAAGATCTATTGGTATGCTTGCATCAATGCTGAGGCCAATAGTGCACGATATCGCAATTATACCATTCAGGATCTCAAGCTAAATTTTGCTCATTACCATGACCCTATACCAAAGGTGTTAGCCGAAACAAAAGACGAACAACTCATCTGGAATGATATCATTGATATTAAACCTCTAAAACATCTTGCATTAGGCAATATCTTATTTATTGGAGATGCTGGACATGCAACTACTCCAAACATGGGACAAGGTGCTTGCCAAGCGATAGAAGACGTAGCCGTATTAGTGGACGAATTGAAGAAGACAGAGGATGTCACGCTAGCTTTTAAACATTTCGAACAAAGGAGATTAAAAAGAACGCGGTATATCACAGAAACTTCTTGGACTATAGGAAAGATCGCACAATGGCAAAACCCGATCAGTATCATGGCTCGAAATACGCTGATGACCATACTTCCAGAGAAAATCAAACAACATCAATTGAAAACACTTTTAAGTGTTGATTTTATGAAATAA
- the acs gene encoding acetate--CoA ligase codes for MSLQIKSFEEYQEVYKKSVEDPEAFWGEIAENFFWKRKWTNVLNWNFTEPNVKWFEGGKLNITENCLDRHIYNLGDKPAIIWEPNDPNEAHRILSYKQLLQKVEQFANVLKNNNIRKGDRVCIYLPMVPELVIATLACARIGAIHNVVFGGFSAQSIADRINDAACKVVVTSDGSYRGPKVLELKSIVDDALMQCDTVEKVIVLTRTRTPVSMIKGRDVWWEDEIKKVETQGNPACPAEEMDSEDTLFILYTSGSTGKPKGVVHTTGGYMVYTGYTFSNVFQYQQGEVYFCTADIGWITGHSYIVYGPLSQGATSLMFEGTPTFPDAGRLWDIVEKYKVNILYTAPTAIRSLMAFGDSFIDGKDLSSIRKLGSVGEPINEEAWHWYNSKVGKEKAPIVDTWWQTENGGILIAPMAGISPTIPGYAMLPLPGVQPALMDENGKEIEGNDVSGNLCIKFPWPGMLRTTWGDHERCRQTYFATYENMYFTGDGCYRNPEGYYKITGRVDDVLNVSGHRIGTAEVENAINMHSDVVESAIVGYPHPVKGQGIYAYVIAHHHIDDESTRKDIMQTITRLIGAIAKPDIIQFVSDLPKTRSGKIMRRILRKIAEGERSNLGDTSTLQDPAVVDAIIEGADNLKK; via the coding sequence ATGAGTCTACAAATCAAATCATTTGAAGAATATCAAGAAGTTTATAAAAAAAGTGTAGAAGACCCGGAAGCTTTCTGGGGAGAGATAGCGGAAAACTTTTTTTGGAAAAGAAAATGGACAAATGTTCTGAATTGGAATTTCACGGAACCTAATGTAAAATGGTTCGAAGGTGGTAAATTAAATATTACAGAAAATTGTCTAGATCGTCACATTTATAATTTAGGAGATAAACCAGCTATTATTTGGGAACCCAATGATCCAAATGAAGCACATCGTATTTTATCTTACAAACAACTTTTACAGAAGGTTGAGCAATTTGCCAATGTTCTAAAAAATAACAATATCCGCAAAGGGGACCGTGTGTGTATTTATTTACCTATGGTACCTGAATTGGTCATTGCAACTCTGGCATGTGCACGTATCGGCGCTATCCACAATGTCGTATTTGGAGGTTTTTCAGCACAATCTATTGCTGACCGTATTAATGATGCAGCATGTAAAGTAGTGGTTACGTCCGATGGTAGCTATCGCGGACCAAAAGTATTGGAATTAAAAAGCATTGTAGATGATGCGCTGATGCAATGTGATACCGTTGAAAAAGTAATTGTATTGACCAGAACACGTACACCTGTATCCATGATCAAAGGCCGTGATGTCTGGTGGGAAGATGAGATCAAGAAAGTAGAAACACAAGGAAATCCAGCTTGTCCTGCTGAAGAGATGGATTCGGAAGATACGTTATTTATCCTTTACACCTCTGGATCTACAGGGAAACCAAAAGGAGTCGTACATACCACAGGTGGTTACATGGTCTACACGGGTTATACTTTCTCAAATGTATTTCAATATCAGCAAGGAGAAGTATATTTCTGTACCGCAGATATTGGTTGGATTACAGGCCACTCTTATATTGTTTATGGTCCACTCTCGCAGGGAGCTACTTCATTGATGTTTGAGGGAACACCAACGTTTCCTGACGCTGGTCGCCTCTGGGATATCGTTGAAAAGTATAAAGTCAATATTTTATATACAGCACCAACAGCGATCCGTTCGTTGATGGCCTTTGGCGATTCGTTTATTGACGGTAAAGATCTGAGCAGCATCCGCAAACTGGGATCTGTTGGAGAGCCTATCAATGAAGAAGCATGGCACTGGTACAATAGCAAAGTGGGTAAAGAAAAAGCACCAATTGTTGATACCTGGTGGCAGACTGAAAATGGCGGTATCTTAATCGCTCCTATGGCTGGGATTTCACCCACTATACCGGGATATGCGATGTTGCCATTACCAGGGGTGCAACCAGCCCTTATGGACGAAAATGGAAAAGAGATTGAAGGAAATGATGTCTCTGGCAATCTATGTATCAAGTTCCCATGGCCAGGTATGTTACGTACCACTTGGGGGGATCATGAGCGTTGTCGTCAAACCTATTTTGCAACCTATGAAAACATGTACTTCACCGGTGATGGTTGCTATAGAAACCCTGAAGGATACTACAAAATCACTGGCCGTGTAGATGATGTTTTAAATGTTTCAGGACACCGTATCGGTACTGCCGAAGTAGAGAATGCGATCAATATGCACTCTGATGTTGTCGAATCGGCAATAGTGGGTTATCCACACCCTGTCAAAGGACAAGGTATTTATGCCTACGTAATCGCACACCATCATATCGATGATGAAAGCACGCGTAAAGATATTATGCAGACGATTACGAGATTGATTGGTGCCATTGCGAAACCAGATATTATCCAATTTGTATCTGATCTTCCAAAAACTCGCTCTGGAAAAATCATGCGCCGCATCCTTAGAAAAATTGCAGAAGGGGAAAGATCAAATTTAGGAGATACTTCTACCTTACAAGATCCTGCTGTTGTTGACGCTATCATCGAAGGAGCTGATAACTTGAAGAAATAA
- a CDS encoding DUF4302 domain-containing protein, giving the protein MKKHLLYFFFFAMALSSCKKESTEPIIGDVDERLSEVLASYQDQLISAEFGWKGYLLTDNETPATFLFKFNDKNRTLMSADYEPTEVESSYRLKALQRPTLMFDSYSTLHLIADPTSSVFGGETANGYFSDFEFAFLSANADTIKLEGTFNKSKLILIKSKSAEESNAVFTSLQEISNVVSKLKTYFKRTTIGGLECEVKLDGVAQILAFSYLDGEILKTLKSNYYVSGNDLILHSPLIIGKETITQLTDLSFDVPTGFINANFNGNSIQIKEAVSPLKMDMGAAQRWYNQRAANFNDCWVSDYAFHANGVDDFCKFRDVPNFQTLWYAGASVFGGPYDGMITFTTGLAAPYTFSNTPIDIHEGKAKFTLFASAGTFTGTSPIAQAMSAARKILYGAATAGSSEEWYLIPTSEDGKKYDMVRVSDAQAWISWRPR; this is encoded by the coding sequence ATGAAAAAACATTTATTATATTTTTTCTTTTTTGCAATGGCATTAAGCTCATGTAAAAAAGAAAGTACAGAACCTATTATAGGGGATGTCGATGAAAGGTTGTCAGAGGTTCTAGCTTCGTATCAAGATCAGTTAATTTCTGCTGAATTTGGATGGAAGGGTTATTTGTTGACTGACAATGAAACTCCAGCAACTTTTTTGTTCAAATTTAATGACAAAAACAGAACACTAATGTCAGCAGACTATGAGCCTACTGAGGTAGAAAGTTCATATCGTCTAAAAGCTTTGCAAAGACCAACACTAATGTTTGATTCCTATTCAACATTACATTTAATTGCGGATCCAACATCGAGTGTTTTTGGAGGTGAGACAGCAAATGGTTATTTTTCTGATTTTGAATTCGCCTTTTTATCAGCGAATGCTGATACCATAAAATTAGAAGGTACTTTCAATAAAAGTAAACTGATATTGATAAAATCAAAATCTGCAGAAGAAAGTAATGCTGTATTTACTTCACTACAGGAGATTAGTAATGTTGTTTCAAAATTAAAAACATATTTTAAAAGAACAACGATTGGAGGATTAGAATGTGAAGTAAAGTTAGATGGAGTAGCTCAGATTTTAGCATTTTCTTATTTAGACGGAGAAATACTAAAAACATTGAAGTCAAACTATTATGTTTCTGGTAATGACCTTATTTTGCATAGCCCTCTAATTATTGGCAAGGAAACGATTACACAGTTGACCGACCTAAGTTTTGATGTTCCAACTGGTTTTATAAATGCTAATTTTAATGGAAATTCTATTCAAATAAAAGAAGCAGTTTCGCCTTTAAAAATGGATATGGGCGCAGCACAAAGGTGGTATAATCAGAGAGCTGCAAATTTTAATGATTGTTGGGTTTCAGACTATGCATTTCATGCGAATGGAGTCGATGATTTTTGTAAGTTTAGAGATGTACCAAATTTTCAAACATTATGGTATGCAGGTGCATCAGTTTTTGGTGGTCCATACGATGGAATGATCACCTTTACTACTGGATTGGCCGCTCCATACACTTTCTCAAATACCCCAATAGATATTCATGAGGGCAAAGCAAAATTCACATTATTTGCAAGTGCTGGGACATTTACTGGAACATCACCTATAGCGCAGGCTATGTCAGCCGCTAGAAAAATATTGTATGGTGCCGCGACAGCTGGTAGTTCTGAAGAATGGTATTTAATACCAACCTCTGAGGACGGAAAAAAATATGATATGGTTAGAGTATCTGACGCTCAGGCTTGGATAAGCTGGAGACCTAGATAG
- a CDS encoding IS3 family transposase, which produces MCSVFKVSRSGFYRWLKSGASKRSIENELIECEMMQIFEKSKKTYGSPRITIELNKNNIKVSRPRIARMMQKAKLRSIVKKDLKSPLTPNINFRYQKIYWTVILNGGIGIGLGI; this is translated from the coding sequence ATGTGTTCAGTATTTAAGGTAAGCAGGAGCGGATTTTATAGGTGGTTGAAAAGCGGTGCCTCAAAAAGAAGTATTGAAAATGAGTTGATTGAATGTGAGATGATGCAGATTTTTGAAAAGAGTAAAAAAACATATGGCAGCCCCCGGATCACTATTGAGCTTAATAAAAACAATATCAAAGTATCACGACCAAGAATAGCTAGAATGATGCAAAAAGCAAAGCTGAGAAGCATTGTGAAAAAAGATTTAAAGTCACCACTGACTCCCAACATAAATTTCCGATACCAGAAAATTTACTGGACCGTGATTTTAAACGGGGGTATTGGGATCGGCCTGGGTATCTGA
- a CDS encoding DDE-type integrase/transposase/recombinase, whose amino-acid sequence MGSAWVSDITYIRAKKGWLCLTTVIDLGDRKIIGWALSVTMRAADTIIPAFKMAQSNRPII is encoded by the coding sequence TTGGGATCGGCCTGGGTATCTGATATCACCTATATCAGAGCCAAGAAAGGCTGGCTGTGCTTGACTACAGTTATAGACCTTGGTGATCGCAAAATTATAGGCTGGGCATTAAGTGTCACAATGAGGGCTGCTGATACTATAATCCCTGCTTTTAAGATGGCACAAAGCAATCGTCCGATCATATAA
- a CDS encoding GNAT family N-acetyltransferase — translation MIENLLSVSLVNYEDAHYEQLSYVLDEKQRHFTKTVYQYIVIDEVQKIKNKYPITILYHENPVGFFLLDRTVDHLLFTGNPNSILLRGLSLNPSFQGKGIARQALLLLDSFVKSLIEDIDEIVLTVNIENHHAYQLYRQIDYQDSGRFKNGRYGLQHMLFKRI, via the coding sequence ATGATAGAAAATTTATTATCCGTTTCTTTAGTTAACTATGAAGACGCGCATTATGAACAATTGTCCTATGTGTTAGATGAAAAGCAGCGCCACTTCACAAAAACTGTATATCAATATATTGTAATTGACGAAGTTCAAAAAATCAAGAATAAATATCCCATTACTATATTATATCACGAAAATCCTGTTGGTTTTTTCCTATTAGATCGTACTGTGGATCACCTGCTCTTTACGGGTAATCCAAATTCAATATTATTGAGAGGATTATCTTTAAATCCTAGTTTTCAAGGGAAAGGAATCGCAAGACAGGCATTGTTATTATTAGATTCCTTTGTTAAGAGTCTAATTGAGGATATTGATGAGATTGTGCTGACGGTGAATATTGAAAATCATCATGCGTATCAATTATATCGCCAAATAGATTATCAGGACAGTGGTCGATTTAAAAATGGTCGTTATGGTTTACAGCATATGCTTTTTAAACGAATTTGA
- a CDS encoding substrate import-associated zinc metallohydrolase lipoprotein, which translates to MKKTLFKISLFACIVIFLTGCSKDEKLTSDIVGLGGDTWEKGPIDEWISTNYTNPYNIEVKYKWDRSELGEIYKNVVPVKEELVIPVMDIIKKTWIDPYIAIKGEDFIKTYSQKQFYLAGSPSYNSNGTITLGTAEAGRKIVLLDLNTFDTKNKAAVKQILHTMHHEFGHILNQNIAVTADYQRITPADYTATWFNIFRGAYSANSVEDKILYEADFWGKGYITPYSRSNKDDDFVEMLATLLEGGEANFNNIINNLFIYDGLYIKRNGKGVYEQNSDARSKLLKKKAIVVAYMKDSWGINLTDLQIKTQEAIDLSSPVADFNSLLGPGKTYSRIDINPQKLTGLSSSFLTAYDNANTGLQNGMGLYIDNISLLFTSANRMILRVNFMDPTIALGTGYNADFNFTTTNNNGVLSLAYTNPQPTNGNARAIEASIPSLLAYFNNQTFHVRWVEDIIPQSKSIFGGLVKTTNPNSYLFGTL; encoded by the coding sequence ATGAAAAAGACATTATTTAAAATATCATTATTTGCTTGCATTGTTATTTTTCTAACGGGATGCAGTAAAGATGAAAAATTAACATCTGATATCGTTGGGCTTGGAGGTGATACATGGGAAAAAGGACCTATTGATGAGTGGATAAGTACCAATTACACCAATCCGTATAATATCGAGGTTAAATATAAATGGGATCGTTCTGAATTAGGAGAAATCTATAAGAACGTTGTACCAGTAAAAGAAGAACTTGTGATACCCGTAATGGATATTATAAAGAAAACTTGGATAGATCCATATATTGCTATAAAAGGAGAAGATTTTATAAAAACATATAGTCAGAAACAGTTTTATCTGGCAGGTAGCCCTTCTTATAATAGCAACGGTACGATTACTTTGGGTACGGCAGAAGCAGGGCGTAAGATTGTTTTATTAGATTTGAATACATTTGATACAAAAAATAAGGCCGCTGTTAAGCAGATTTTGCATACTATGCATCATGAGTTTGGTCATATTTTGAATCAAAATATTGCTGTAACGGCCGATTATCAACGAATAACTCCAGCTGACTATACCGCTACTTGGTTCAATATTTTTAGAGGTGCTTATTCAGCAAATTCAGTAGAAGATAAAATTTTATATGAAGCAGATTTTTGGGGTAAAGGTTACATAACCCCATATTCTAGATCTAATAAAGATGATGATTTTGTAGAAATGTTGGCAACTCTTCTAGAAGGTGGAGAAGCTAATTTTAATAATATCATCAATAATCTTTTTATCTATGATGGTTTGTATATAAAGCGTAATGGTAAAGGTGTTTATGAGCAAAACAGTGATGCCCGATCTAAATTATTAAAGAAGAAAGCAATAGTAGTAGCTTATATGAAAGATAGTTGGGGTATTAATCTAACTGATTTACAAATAAAGACCCAAGAAGCAATTGACTTAAGCTCTCCTGTTGCAGATTTCAATAGTTTATTAGGTCCAGGAAAAACGTATAGTAGAATCGACATTAATCCTCAGAAATTAACAGGATTATCTTCCAGCTTTTTAACTGCATATGATAATGCAAATACTGGTTTGCAAAATGGAATGGGATTATACATCGATAATATTTCGTTGCTTTTTACCTCAGCAAACAGAATGATACTCCGTGTTAACTTTATGGATCCTACAATTGCATTAGGTACAGGTTATAATGCTGATTTTAACTTTACCACTACAAATAATAATGGAGTACTTTCATTAGCGTATACAAATCCGCAACCAACAAATGGTAATGCAAGAGCAATTGAAGCTTCAATTCCCTCTTTATTGGCATATTTCAATAATCAAACTTTTCATGTACGTTGGGTGGAAGATATTATTCCGCAATCTAAAAGTATATTTGGAGGTCTTGTGAAAACAACTAATCCTAATTCTTATTTATTTGGAACATTGTAA
- a CDS encoding IS3 family transposase, producing MYRETWYNRKRLHSALGYMSPEEFGRKLMKRKIAA from the coding sequence ATATATAGAGAGACTTGGTATAACCGCAAAAGATTACATTCTGCGCTGGGATACATGTCCCCAGAAGAATTTGGAAGAAAATTAATGAAACGAAAGATTGCAGCTTAA